One genomic region from Burkholderia latens encodes:
- a CDS encoding copper homeostasis protein CutC, whose amino-acid sequence MTRTAASSVLLEVIATTVGDAKAAARAGADRLELVTAITEGGLTPSVGLIEAVVAAVPIPVNVIVRPHSRSFVYDADDLRVIERDVRAAVAAGANGVVFGALDARGDVDLAALERVAAAADGRDLTFHRAFDVSRDLNAAFDVLLRVPAVTSVLTSGGHPSVLDAAATITRLVRHAAGSTCTVLAGSGLTIEAVGDFVRATGVRAVHFGSGVRPRGEVLAPVDEQRVERVRAALDGAAAHV is encoded by the coding sequence ATGACCCGAACCGCTGCTTCCTCCGTCCTGCTCGAAGTGATCGCCACGACCGTCGGCGACGCGAAGGCCGCCGCCCGCGCGGGCGCCGACCGTCTCGAACTCGTGACCGCAATCACCGAGGGCGGCCTCACGCCGAGCGTCGGCCTGATCGAGGCGGTCGTCGCGGCCGTGCCGATTCCGGTCAACGTGATCGTGCGCCCGCATAGTCGCTCGTTCGTGTACGACGCCGACGACCTGCGCGTGATCGAGCGCGACGTGCGCGCGGCCGTCGCGGCCGGCGCGAACGGTGTTGTCTTCGGCGCGCTCGATGCGCGCGGCGATGTCGATCTCGCCGCGCTCGAGCGCGTCGCGGCCGCCGCCGACGGGCGCGACCTGACGTTCCATCGCGCATTCGACGTGTCGCGCGATCTCAATGCCGCGTTCGATGTGCTGCTACGCGTGCCGGCCGTTACGTCGGTGCTGACGTCGGGCGGCCATCCGTCGGTGCTCGACGCGGCGGCGACGATCACGCGGCTCGTGCGGCACGCGGCCGGTTCGACGTGCACCGTCCTCGCCGGCTCGGGGCTCACGATCGAGGCGGTCGGAGATTTCGTGCGCGCGACCGGCGTGCGCGCCGTGCATTTCGGCTCGGGCGTGCGGCCGCGCGGCGAAGTGCTGGCGCCCGTCGACGAACAGCGCGTCGAACGCGTGCGCGCGGCGCTCGACGGCGCGGCGGCGCACGTGTGA